One window from the genome of Gadus macrocephalus chromosome 7, ASM3116895v1 encodes:
- the LOC132461066 gene encoding protein phosphatase 1D-like: protein MEEDIAFRISAFSARGGRRYMEDVFQVRVEPEEPPGSRGGEDPPGSGIGEDPPGSRTGGDPVVQDPEPEEQDGGGKQPMTVGPPHRTSPQTAQTPLGPVSAVWVENTSTGGQGPETPSTGVTAHTTVHTSRSVAFFAVFDGHGGQEAAHFARDHLWDLLRTQRGFWSRDNEEVCAALRKGFIACHHAMWKKLPEWPKTPTGLPSTSGTTASVVVIRGTQMYVAHVGDSAVVVGERDEDSDVRLKALEVTQDHKPEVPEERERIERLGGSVMKKSGVNRVVWKRPRLTHNGPVRRSTVIDQIPFLAVARALGDLWSYDFYSGEFVVSPEPDTAVVTLDPTRHRYVILGSDGLWNMMSPKDAVNMCYSHDKMVGPRGQSCAARLGRTALVFWKQRMLRADNMTVLVLALQERGGAPLPMHQDEVVLDLAAGARNGPYPGSPPASGCKDRQNSWLKGQQTEEEEEAMFFEEEEDICGDGHNEDWTCLEW from the exons ATGGAGGAGGACATTGCGTTCCGCATCAGCGCCTTCTCCGCCCGGGGCGGGAGGCGCTACATGGAGGACGTGTTCCAGGTGAGGGTCGAACCGGAGGAGCCCCCCGGGTCTCGGGGTGGGGAGGACCCCCCGGGGTCCGGGATCGGAGAGGACCCCCCAGGTTCCCGGACCGGAGGGGACCCGGTAGTGCAGGACCCTGAACCAGAGGAGCAGGATGGAGGTGGGAAGCAGCCCATGACAGTAGGTCCACCACACCGGACTTCTCCGCAAACCGCGCAAACGCCCCTTGGGCCGGTGTCCGCCGTTTGGGTGGAGAACACCTCCACGGGGGGCCAGGGACCTGAGACCCCCTCCACGGGGGTCACTGCACACACCACGGTCCACACGAGCCGGTCCGTGGCGTTCTTCGCTGTGTTTGACGGCCACGGGGGCCAGGAGGCGGCGCACTTCGCCCGGGAccacctctgggacctcctgaGGACCCAGAGGGGCTTCTGGTCCCGGGACAACGAGGAGGTCTGCGCCGCCCTACGTAAAGGATTCATCGCCTGCCACCACGCCATGTGGAAAAAACTGC cggagTGGCCCAAGACCCCCACAGGCCTGCCCAGCACCTCAGGAACCACGGCCAGCGTGGTGGTGATCCGGGGGACCCAGATGTACGTGGCGCACGTGGGCGACtctgcggtggtggtgggggagcggGACGAGGACTCGGACGTCCGGCTGAAGGCGCTGGAGGTGACGCAGGACCACAAGCCGGAGGTCCCGGAGGAGCGGGAGCGGATCGAGAGGCTGGGCGGCAG tgtgATGAAGAAGTCTGGGGTGAACCGCGTCGTGTGGAAGAGACCCCGGCTGACCCACAACGGACCGGTCCGCCGGAGTACGGTCATAGACCAGATCCCCTTCCTCGCGGTCGCCCGGGCCCTCG GAGACCTCTGGAGCTACGACTTCTACAGCGGGGAGTTTGTGGTCTCCCCCGAGCCCGACACGGCCGtggtgacccttgaccccacGCGCCACCGCTACGTCATCCTGGGCAGCGACGGCCTTTGGAACATGATGTCCCCCAAGGACGCCGTCAACATGTGCTACAGCCACGACAAGATGGTG ggcccCAGGGGCCAGTCGTGCGCGGCGCGGCTGGGCCGCACGGCGCTGGTGTTCTGGAAGCAGAGGATGCTGCGGGCGGACAACATGACGGTGCTGGTGCTGGCCCTCCAGGAGCGCGGCGGGGCCCCCCTGCCCATGCACCAGGACGAGGTGGTGCTGGACCTGGCCGCGGGGGCCCGCAACGGCCCCTACCCCGGCTCGCCCCCCGCCAGCGGCTGtaaagacagacag AACTCGTGGCTGAAGGGCcagcagacggaggaggaggaggaagccatGTTctttgaggaagaggaggatattTGTGGTGATGGACACAATGAAGATTGGACATGTCTGGAGTGGTAG